The stretch of DNA TTTTCCCAACTCCTGTATTTCCAATCATCAAAATATTTTTTGGCATAATATCTTCTTGAAGATTTGGTTCAACTCTCATTCTTCTATATCTATTTCTCAAAGCTAATGCAATAGTTTTTTTTGCATTATTTTGTCCAATAATATAATCATCTAAGTATGCAACTATTTGCTTTGGTGTCATATCCATACTTTTTTAATCCTCTATTTTTAATATTTTAATATTTTGATTAGTATATATACAAAGTTCACCAGCAATCATAAGTGATTCTCGTACAAGTTCTTCTTCCTCAAGATTTGAGTGTTTTACTAAAGCCCGTGCAGCAGAAATTGCAAAATTTCCACCACTTCCAATAGAGGCAATTGCTCCATCTTCAGGTTCTACAACATCACCTGTTCCACTTAAAATAAAAATCTTTTCTTTATTTAAAACTATCATCATAGCTTCAAGTCTACGTAAAACTTTATCTTTTCTCCACTCTTTAGAAAAGGCAATTACAGATTTTAATAAATCGCCCTTACAAGAATTCAAATGTTCTTCAAACATATCAAATAAGTTAAAAGCATCTGCTGTACTACCTGCAAATCCTGCAAGAATTTGGTCTTTATAAAGTGTTCTAATTTTTGTTGCATTTCCTTTTAAAATAGTATTTCCAAAAGTAACTTGACCGTCACCTCCAATTACTGCTTTATTTTTTCCTCTATATGCAAGTATCGTTGTAGCATCAAACATTTAATTATTCTCCGATTATATCAACTTTTAAAGTTGCATGAATTGAATGACCTAATTTACAATCTACTTCGTAAATACCAACTGATTTAAATTTTTTATCTACAGATATATTTTTTTTATCAATAATAATTGAAAATTGTTGTTCTAATGATTCAGCAATTTCTTTATTTGTAACTGAACCTATTAAATGTCCATTTGCACCAACTTTATGTTTTATTGTAAGTTTAGTTGCATTTAATTTTTCAGCTAACTCTTTTGCAGCAGCTATTTCTTTTGCTTCATTTTCAGCAGCTTTTTTTTGTTCAGCTTTCCATCTATTTAATACTTCAGTAGTTGCATGTAAAGCTAAACCTTTACCAATTAAAAAATTTTTTCCATATCCATCAGCAACTTCTTTTAACTCACCAGCTTTTCCTAAAGTTTTTACATCTTTAATTAATAATACTTTCACAATAACTCCATTCAATTTTAATTAATTTTATTTTACTATATTTTTTTTAAACCATTATAAAGATATTCAATCGATTATCTTAAGCATTAATTAGATTCATTTTTATCTTTCTTTTTTTTACATAGTTATTAAGTCCAATATGATTGTTGTATCCTAAAAGTTTAGAAATTTTTCTAACTGATAAACCAACAGCCAAAAGTTCTTCAATTTTTTCTCTTTGTAAATCGAACTTAGATTTTTGAATTGTACCTTTTGGTTTTCCTAAAGAAATTCCTTTCAGTTTTTTTGCTGTTAATGCTTCTTTTGTTCTTAAACTCATTAACTCTTTTTCTAAACCAATTGTCATTGATATAACACCCAAAATCATTTGGGTTAACATATCTTGATCATCAATCAAATCTAAATTCTGTTCCACTATTATAATTCTAATTTTGTTTGTTAATAAAAATCTTACTATCTCTAAAATAGTTTCTATTGTTCTTCCAAAAACATTCAAATTTGAAACAATAATAGTTGAATTCATTTCACAATTTTTTAGAAGTTCTAAAATATTTTTTTCTTCAATTGGAGTACTAATATTTATTTCAATATTTTTAAAATTTGTGATATTATTTTTCACCAAATAGTTTTCTACAGAAGCTCTCTGTTCAAGTGTATATTTCTGATTATTTTCATTGTTTCTGATATAAGTAAAAATTTTTGACATATTTAAATCCTTTTACATTAAGTATATTAAATAATATTAAAATTAACATAATGTTTAATTTAATATATATATTATTTATACAATATGTTATCATTTTAAATATTAAATCAAACTTATAAATCCCGATAAAAAGCCCTATTAAAAAGGTAATTGAATTAAAAGTTTTTTTTTGCTATTATCATTTTACATATACTAAAACTAAAGGTTTTTATTGAAAATAACTGTTGCAATTTCAGGGGCAAGTGGCTCAAGGCTTGGTGTTAATTTTGTAAAAAAATTACCAAAAGAAATTGAAGTTTTTGTTGTATTTTCAAAAAGTGCAAAAACTGCTTTAAAACTTGAAAATCAAGTTTCTACAAATGAAATATTTAAAGATTATCCTAACGTAACAATTTTTAAAGATTCAAATATAGGTGCTAGTATCGCATCTGGTTCTTTCAAAGTTGATAAAATGATTATTCTTCCTTGTTCAATGAATACT from Arcobacter suis CECT 7833 encodes:
- the hslV gene encoding ATP-dependent protease subunit HslV, which encodes MFDATTILAYRGKNKAVIGGDGQVTFGNTILKGNATKIRTLYKDQILAGFAGSTADAFNLFDMFEEHLNSCKGDLLKSVIAFSKEWRKDKVLRRLEAMMIVLNKEKIFILSGTGDVVEPEDGAIASIGSGGNFAISAARALVKHSNLEEEELVRESLMIAGELCIYTNQNIKILKIED
- the rplI gene encoding 50S ribosomal protein L9, producing MKVLLIKDVKTLGKAGELKEVADGYGKNFLIGKGLALHATTEVLNRWKAEQKKAAENEAKEIAAAKELAEKLNATKLTIKHKVGANGHLIGSVTNKEIAESLEQQFSIIIDKKNISVDKKFKSVGIYEVDCKLGHSIHATLKVDIIGE
- a CDS encoding recombinase family protein translates to MSKIFTYIRNNENNQKYTLEQRASVENYLVKNNITNFKNIEINISTPIEEKNILELLKNCEMNSTIIVSNLNVFGRTIETILEIVRFLLTNKIRIIIVEQNLDLIDDQDMLTQMILGVISMTIGLEKELMSLRTKEALTAKKLKGISLGKPKGTIQKSKFDLQREKIEELLAVGLSVRKISKLLGYNNHIGLNNYVKKRKIKMNLINA